The Rhizobium rhododendri nucleotide sequence GTACCGTCGGAATCCCGCACCTGCCGCCAGCGTCCATATTCCTGGATGACCTCGAGCGGCAGGCCGGGCGCGACATAGATGAAGCGCGTCGCATAATCGAGCGAAGGCCCGATGCGCAAGCGCGCCTTGCGCGGCTTCAGCGACACGAAACGCGGCACGGCCAAGCCGCTTTCGCTGCCGCGCGCAAATCCGGGCGCCAGCACCGGAGCCGGCGAACCAGCGCCTGAAAGCAGAGGTGCCGCGGATGGCAGCGGCTGCGAGAGTGGCGAGACCAGCAGCACAATGGCCGAAAAACCGGCGACGGCCATAAGG carries:
- a CDS encoding SH3 domain-containing protein, translated to MSCSLMAVAGFSAIVLLVSPLSQPLPSAAPLLSGAGSPAPVLAPGFARGSESGLAVPRFVSLKPRKARLRIGPSLDYATRFIYVAPGLPLEVIQEYGRWRQVRDSDGTSGWMYGSLLSGQRTGIVGPWLSANVPLRVAANAKASAIAVLQPKVLLRLSACDGSWCRVHLSGLRLTGYIRQAAIWGAYPGEVFG